One Periplaneta americana isolate PAMFEO1 chromosome 8, P.americana_PAMFEO1_priV1, whole genome shotgun sequence genomic region harbors:
- the hdly gene encoding uncharacterized protein hdly has product MLPQRLLLALLWSCHLTTPLVAIAGFWRGALPRQNGSALVARQLSVDDAPRHNAVISELKPRAQDAITFVDDKPARSWTTKPPNEVTSNAPPSTSLDVSRCVWAIVSCCSPGSDTVNHPCFEVLGCPGPFWDSNPCTDKMANAALKAAGDYYSSALQQN; this is encoded by the coding sequence ATGTTGCCGCAACGCCTGTTACTGGCTCTGCTGTGGTCCTGTCATCTGACAACGCCGCTGGTCGCCATCGCCGGATTCTGGCGGGGCGCCCTCCCTCGACAAAACGGCAGCGCTCTTGTGGCACGTCAGTTATCGGTGGATGACGCCCCCAGGCACAACGCAGTCATCAGCGAACTGAAGCCCCGGGCCCAGGACGCCATCACGTTCGTCGACGACAAGCCAGCCCGCTCCTGGACCACCAAGCCACCTAATGAGGTCACCAGCAACGCGCCCCCTTCCACGTCACTAGACGTCTCGCGCTGTGTGTGGGCCATCGTCTCCTGCTGCTCGCCCGGATCCGACACTGTTAACCATCCCTGCTTCGAAGTACTCGGCTGCCCGGGACCTTTCTGGGACTCGAACCCTTGCACcgataagatggcaaatgcaGCACTTAAAGCGGCAGGCGATTACTATTCCAGTGCTCTCCAACAGAACTGA